From Macrobrachium rosenbergii isolate ZJJX-2024 chromosome 55, ASM4041242v1, whole genome shotgun sequence, a single genomic window includes:
- the LOC136835639 gene encoding perlucin-like protein: MAQFCELFGGRIVKIPDADTLYHIADYLYSSQLTTVSFWIGATDEAAEGSWKWGDGSSVLMRTPFWANHGCSNEQAPDGGEMENCAVLDKDLHFYFNDVPCDSEFGVICQAAW, encoded by the exons ATGGCACAATTCTGCGAGTTGTTCGGAGGACGAATCGTCAAAATACCTGACGCCGACACTCTTTACCACATCGCTGACTACCTCTACAGCAGCC AACTGACTACCGTCAGCTTCTGGATTGGTGCTACGGACGAGGCAGCAGAGGGCTCTTGGAAATGGGGGGACGGATCGAGTGTTCTGATGAGGACGCCGTTCTGGGCGAACCACGGCTGCTCCAACGAGCAGGCTCCTGACGGAGGCGAGATGGAGAACTGCGCAGTCTTAGACAAAGACCTTCATTTCTACTTCAACGACGTTCCCTGTGACAGTGAATTCGGGGTCATCTGCCAGGCCGCGTGGTAG
- the LOC136835638 gene encoding uncharacterized protein isoform X1, producing the protein MDRLLFFILLVNSSLASRINTWDPTSPTAPTWPTPPPTTWYPTPPPTERPSTPPSTRWYPTPTPPTWGPTQSPTPPTTEGPSTPPPTRWHPTPTPTWGPTPPTTERQSTPPPTRWYPTPTPTWGPTPPTTERPSTPPPTRWYPTPTPTWGSTPPTTERPSTPPPTRWYPTPTPTWGSTPPTTERPSTPLPISTSTESACQHPFEKIGGQCLMVENFSIGTYHGMAEFCDLLGGHIVKIPDADSLYHITDYLYSNQLTTLSFWIGATDEAAEGSWKWEDGSSVLMRTPFWANHGCSNEQAPEGGEKENCAVLDEKLHFYFNDVPCDSEFGVICEAAW; encoded by the exons ATGGACAGGCTGCTTTTCTTCATCCTACTCG TTAATTCGTCTCTGGCTTCTCGTATTAATACATGGGATCCTACTTCTCCTACTGCTCCTACATggcctactcctcctcctactacatggtaccctactcctcctcctactgaAAGGCCGTCCACTCCTCCTTCTACTAGATGGtatcctactcctactcctcctacaTGGGGTCCTACACAGTCTCCTACTCCTCCTACGACTGAAGG GCCgtctactcctcctcctactagATGGcatcctactcctactcctacatGGGGTCCTACTCCTCCTACGACTGAAAGGCAgtctactcctcctcctactagATGGTATCCCACTCCTACTCCTACATGGGGTCCTACTCCTCCTACGACTGAAAGGCCgtctactcctcctcctactagATGGtatcctactcctactcctacatGGGGTTCTACCCCTCCTACGACTGAAAGGCCgtctactcctcctcctactagATGGtatcctactcctactcctacatGGGGTTCTACCC CTCCTACGACTGAAAGGCCGTCTACTCCTCTTCCTATTTCAACTTCTACTGAGTCAG CATGTCAACACCCGTTCGAAAAGATTGGAGGGCAATGTCTGATGGTGGAGAACTTCAGCATAGGAACTTACCACGGCATGGCAGAATTCTGCGACTTACTCGGAGGGCATATCGTCAAAATACCTGACGCCGACTCTCTCTACCACATCACTGACTACCTCTACAGCAATC AACTGACAACCCTCAGCTTCTGGATTGGTGCTACTGACGAGGCAGCAGAGGGTTCTTGGAAATGGGAGGACGGGTCTAGTGTTCTGATGAGAACGCCATTCTGGGCGAACCACGGCTGCTCCAACGAGCAGGCTCCTGAAGGAGGCGAGAAGGAAAACTGCGCAGTCTTGGACGAAAAACTTCATTTCTACTTCAACGATGTTCCCTGTGACAGTGAATTCGGGGTCATCTGCGAGGCCGCGTGGTAG
- the LOC136835638 gene encoding cell surface glycoprotein 1-like isoform X3, protein MDRLLFFILLVNSSLASRINTWDPTSPTAPTWPTPPPTTWYPTPTTERPSTPPPTRWHPTPTPTWGPTPPTTERQSTPPPTRWYPTPTPTWGPTPPTTERPSTPPPTRWYPTPTPTWGSTPPTTERPSTPPPTRWYPTPTPTWGSTPPTTERPSTPLPISTSTESACQHPFEKIGGQCLMVENFSIGTYHGMAEFCDLLGGHIVKIPDADSLYHITDYLYSNQLTTLSFWIGATDEAAEGSWKWEDGSSVLMRTPFWANHGCSNEQAPEGGEKENCAVLDEKLHFYFNDVPCDSEFGVICEAAW, encoded by the exons ATGGACAGGCTGCTTTTCTTCATCCTACTCG TTAATTCGTCTCTGGCTTCTCGTATTAATACATGGGATCCTACTTCTCCTACTGCTCCTACATggcctactcctcctcctactacatggtacccta CTCCTACGACTGAAAGGCCgtctactcctcctcctactagATGGcatcctactcctactcctacatGGGGTCCTACTCCTCCTACGACTGAAAGGCAgtctactcctcctcctactagATGGTATCCCACTCCTACTCCTACATGGGGTCCTACTCCTCCTACGACTGAAAGGCCgtctactcctcctcctactagATGGtatcctactcctactcctacatGGGGTTCTACCCCTCCTACGACTGAAAGGCCgtctactcctcctcctactagATGGtatcctactcctactcctacatGGGGTTCTACCC CTCCTACGACTGAAAGGCCGTCTACTCCTCTTCCTATTTCAACTTCTACTGAGTCAG CATGTCAACACCCGTTCGAAAAGATTGGAGGGCAATGTCTGATGGTGGAGAACTTCAGCATAGGAACTTACCACGGCATGGCAGAATTCTGCGACTTACTCGGAGGGCATATCGTCAAAATACCTGACGCCGACTCTCTCTACCACATCACTGACTACCTCTACAGCAATC AACTGACAACCCTCAGCTTCTGGATTGGTGCTACTGACGAGGCAGCAGAGGGTTCTTGGAAATGGGAGGACGGGTCTAGTGTTCTGATGAGAACGCCATTCTGGGCGAACCACGGCTGCTCCAACGAGCAGGCTCCTGAAGGAGGCGAGAAGGAAAACTGCGCAGTCTTGGACGAAAAACTTCATTTCTACTTCAACGATGTTCCCTGTGACAGTGAATTCGGGGTCATCTGCGAGGCCGCGTGGTAG
- the LOC136835638 gene encoding uncharacterized protein isoform X2, whose translation MDRLLFFILLVNSSLASRINTWDPTSPTAPTWPTPPPTTWYPTPPPTERPSTPPSTRWYPTPTPPTWGPTQSPTPPTTEGPSTPPPTRWHPTPTPTWGPTPPTTERQSTPPPTRWYPTPTPTWGPTPPTTERPSTPPPTRWYPTPTPTWGSTPPTTERPSTPPPTRWYPTPTWGSTPPTTERPSTPLPISTSTESACQHPFEKIGGQCLMVENFSIGTYHGMAEFCDLLGGHIVKIPDADSLYHITDYLYSNQLTTLSFWIGATDEAAEGSWKWEDGSSVLMRTPFWANHGCSNEQAPEGGEKENCAVLDEKLHFYFNDVPCDSEFGVICEAAW comes from the exons ATGGACAGGCTGCTTTTCTTCATCCTACTCG TTAATTCGTCTCTGGCTTCTCGTATTAATACATGGGATCCTACTTCTCCTACTGCTCCTACATggcctactcctcctcctactacatggtaccctactcctcctcctactgaAAGGCCGTCCACTCCTCCTTCTACTAGATGGtatcctactcctactcctcctacaTGGGGTCCTACACAGTCTCCTACTCCTCCTACGACTGAAGG GCCgtctactcctcctcctactagATGGcatcctactcctactcctacatGGGGTCCTACTCCTCCTACGACTGAAAGGCAgtctactcctcctcctactagATGGTATCCCACTCCTACTCCTACATGGGGTCCTACTCCTCCTACGACTGAAAGGCCgtctactcctcctcctactagATGGtatcctactcctactcctacatGGGGTTCTACCCCTCCTACGACTGAAAGGCCgtctactcctcctcctactagATGGt ATCCTACTCCTACATGGGGTTCTACCC CTCCTACGACTGAAAGGCCGTCTACTCCTCTTCCTATTTCAACTTCTACTGAGTCAG CATGTCAACACCCGTTCGAAAAGATTGGAGGGCAATGTCTGATGGTGGAGAACTTCAGCATAGGAACTTACCACGGCATGGCAGAATTCTGCGACTTACTCGGAGGGCATATCGTCAAAATACCTGACGCCGACTCTCTCTACCACATCACTGACTACCTCTACAGCAATC AACTGACAACCCTCAGCTTCTGGATTGGTGCTACTGACGAGGCAGCAGAGGGTTCTTGGAAATGGGAGGACGGGTCTAGTGTTCTGATGAGAACGCCATTCTGGGCGAACCACGGCTGCTCCAACGAGCAGGCTCCTGAAGGAGGCGAGAAGGAAAACTGCGCAGTCTTGGACGAAAAACTTCATTTCTACTTCAACGATGTTCCCTGTGACAGTGAATTCGGGGTCATCTGCGAGGCCGCGTGGTAG
- the LOC136835638 gene encoding uncharacterized protein isoform X4: protein MDRLLFFILLVNSSLASRINTWDPTSPTAPTWPTPPPTTWYPTPPPTERPSTPPSTRWYPTPTPPTWGPTQSPTPPTTEGPSTPPPTRWYPTPTPTWGSTPPTTERPSTPPPTRWYPTPTPTWGSTPPTTERPSTPLPISTSTESACQHPFEKIGGQCLMVENFSIGTYHGMAEFCDLLGGHIVKIPDADSLYHITDYLYSNQLTTLSFWIGATDEAAEGSWKWEDGSSVLMRTPFWANHGCSNEQAPEGGEKENCAVLDEKLHFYFNDVPCDSEFGVICEAAW, encoded by the exons ATGGACAGGCTGCTTTTCTTCATCCTACTCG TTAATTCGTCTCTGGCTTCTCGTATTAATACATGGGATCCTACTTCTCCTACTGCTCCTACATggcctactcctcctcctactacatggtaccctactcctcctcctactgaAAGGCCGTCCACTCCTCCTTCTACTAGATGGtatcctactcctactcctcctacaTGGGGTCCTACACAGTCTCCTACTCCTCCTACGACTGAAGG GCCgtctactcctcctcctactagATGGtatcctactcctactcctacatGGGGTTCTACCCCTCCTACGACTGAAAGGCCgtctactcctcctcctactagATGGtatcctactcctactcctacatGGGGTTCTACCC CTCCTACGACTGAAAGGCCGTCTACTCCTCTTCCTATTTCAACTTCTACTGAGTCAG CATGTCAACACCCGTTCGAAAAGATTGGAGGGCAATGTCTGATGGTGGAGAACTTCAGCATAGGAACTTACCACGGCATGGCAGAATTCTGCGACTTACTCGGAGGGCATATCGTCAAAATACCTGACGCCGACTCTCTCTACCACATCACTGACTACCTCTACAGCAATC AACTGACAACCCTCAGCTTCTGGATTGGTGCTACTGACGAGGCAGCAGAGGGTTCTTGGAAATGGGAGGACGGGTCTAGTGTTCTGATGAGAACGCCATTCTGGGCGAACCACGGCTGCTCCAACGAGCAGGCTCCTGAAGGAGGCGAGAAGGAAAACTGCGCAGTCTTGGACGAAAAACTTCATTTCTACTTCAACGATGTTCCCTGTGACAGTGAATTCGGGGTCATCTGCGAGGCCGCGTGGTAG
- the LOC136835640 gene encoding C-type lectin domain family 1 member B-like isoform X1: MDRLFFFILLGMGFPTLLFGQEAAECSPPFEAIGGHCIFVDSFSTGTWYEMSEFCGSLNAQLVKLDDANLFHDIVVYIHANGLENTDYWIGATKEGHDPIWRWEDGSNVKMGTPYWGYKRNDYQMPVRTSILGCVMLDSLDYFYFSQVSCQIAKNVICQFS; the protein is encoded by the exons ATGGACAGGCTGTTTTTCTTCATCCTACTCG GAATGGgtttccccacactgctctttggaCAAGAAG CAGCAGAGTGTTCCCCGCCCTTCGAGGCCATTGGGGGACACTGCATCTTCGTCGACAGCTTTAGCACCGGAACCTGGTACGAAATGAGTGAATTCTGCGGGTCACTGAATGCGCAATTGGTGAAGCTCGATGATGCCAATCTGTTCCATGATATCGTGGTCTATATACATGCAAATG GCCTGGAAAACACCGACTACTGGATAGGTGCCACAAAGGAGGGGCACGATCCAATATGGCGTTGGGAGGACGGCAGCAACGTGAAGATGGGCACCCCCTACTGGGGGTACAAGAGAAACGACTACCAGATGCCCGTGCGAACGTCAATCCTAGGCTGTGTCATGTTAGATTCGTTAGATTACTTTTACTTCAGCCAAGTGTCTTGCCAAATTGCCAAAAATGTCATATGCCAGTTCAGCTGA
- the LOC136835640 gene encoding C-type lectin domain family 7 member A-like isoform X2 — protein sequence MDRLFFFILLGMGFPTLLFGQEAECSPPFEAIGGHCIFVDSFSTGTWYEMSEFCGSLNAQLVKLDDANLFHDIVVYIHANGLENTDYWIGATKEGHDPIWRWEDGSNVKMGTPYWGYKRNDYQMPVRTSILGCVMLDSLDYFYFSQVSCQIAKNVICQFS from the exons ATGGACAGGCTGTTTTTCTTCATCCTACTCG GAATGGgtttccccacactgctctttggaCAAGAAG CAGAGTGTTCCCCGCCCTTCGAGGCCATTGGGGGACACTGCATCTTCGTCGACAGCTTTAGCACCGGAACCTGGTACGAAATGAGTGAATTCTGCGGGTCACTGAATGCGCAATTGGTGAAGCTCGATGATGCCAATCTGTTCCATGATATCGTGGTCTATATACATGCAAATG GCCTGGAAAACACCGACTACTGGATAGGTGCCACAAAGGAGGGGCACGATCCAATATGGCGTTGGGAGGACGGCAGCAACGTGAAGATGGGCACCCCCTACTGGGGGTACAAGAGAAACGACTACCAGATGCCCGTGCGAACGTCAATCCTAGGCTGTGTCATGTTAGATTCGTTAGATTACTTTTACTTCAGCCAAGTGTCTTGCCAAATTGCCAAAAATGTCATATGCCAGTTCAGCTGA